In Fundulus heteroclitus isolate FHET01 chromosome 8, MU-UCD_Fhet_4.1, whole genome shotgun sequence, a genomic segment contains:
- the LOC105931110 gene encoding beta-1,3-galactosyl-O-glycosyl-glycoprotein beta-1,6-N-acetylglucosaminyltransferase 4 produces the protein MRRLRGACHTGARMNARRFMLNLRRRFLPSLLSALTLIVLLLVCIKYNYLPESLPVEQGTTSQQFVKHNISCKAIYDMDPVEVGKSLVIRRERTVEDKDESLISFTGNCPAFMKIRGYDNLCVSDEEKDFPIAYSLVVHKNAWMVERLLRAVYSPNNIYCIHYDQKSSAEFISAMEGLAGCLPNVFISSKRETVHYASISRLKADLNCLSDLLISEVKWKYVINLCGQDFPLKSNMELVSELKELKGSNMLETSRPSELKKQRFLFHHELQDVSFEYKKLPVKTQQPKSPPPYDIKIFVGNAYFVLSREFVQFMNSSVVVREILAWSEDTYSPDEHFWATVVRLPGVPGEVSSSEPDITDLMSKTRLVKWQYLEENLYPPCSGQHVRSVCIFGAAELRWLLNYGHWFANKLDPKVDPILIQCLEEKLEEKQKLFQEGTRLTCPKG, from the coding sequence GATGAATGCAAGGCGTTTCATGCTGAATCTTAGAAGAAGattccttccctccctcctctccgCGCTGACGTTAATTGTCCTGCTGCTGGTCTGCATTAAGTACAATTACCTCCCCGAGTCTCTGCCTGTTGAACAAGGCACAACCAGTCAGCAGTTTGTCAAGCACAACATCAGCTGTAAAGCTATTTACGACATGGACCCGGTGGAAGTGGGTAAATCCCTTGTCATCAGAAGGGAAAGGACCGTGGAAGACAAAGATGAAAGTCTAATCAGCTTCACAGGAAACTGCCCCGCTTTCATGAAGATCAGAGGTTACGACAATTTATGTGTTTCTGATGAAGAGAAAGATTTTCCCATTGCATATTCTTTGGTTGTCCATAAAAATGCATGGATGGTGGAGAGACTCCTCAGGGCAGTGTACTCTCCCAATAATATCTACTGTATCCACTACGATCAGAAGTCGTCGGCTGAGTTCATCTCTGCTATGGAGGGTTTGGCTGGCTGTCTCCCTAATGTTTTCATCTCCAGCAAACGGGAGACTGTTCACTATGCAAGCATCAGCCGACTGAAGGCCGATCTCAACTGCCTGTCCGACCTTTTGATTTCAGAGGTCAAGTGGAAGTATGTCATCAACCTTTGCGGCCAGGATTTCCCGCTAAAGTCCAACATGGAGCTGGTGTCTGAGCTGAAGGAGTTGAAGGGCTCCAATATGCTGGAGACGAGCCGACCCAGTGAGCTCAAGAAGCAGAGGTTCCTTTTCCATCATGAGCTGCAGGATGTCAGTTTCGAGTATAAAAAACTTCCGGTTAAAACGCAGCAGCCAAAGAGTCCACCGCCGTATGACATAAAGATTTTTGTTGGGAAtgcctacttcgtgttgtcaCGGGAGTTTGTTCAGTTCATGAACTCGTCAGTTGTAGTGAGGGAGATCTTGGCGTGGTCGGAAGACACTTACTCACCGGACGAACACTTCTGGGCAACAGTTGTGAGACTGCCGGGCGTTCCAGGGGAGGTGTCCAGCTCTGAGCCCGATATCACAGACCTGATGAGCAAGACGAGGCTTGTGAAATGGCAGTACCTGGAGGAGAACCTTTACCCACCGTGCTCTGGACAGCACGTGCGCAGCGTTTGCATTTTCGGTGCAGCCGAACTGCGTTGGTTGCTCAACTATGGTCACTGGTTTGCCAATAAGCTTGATCCCAAAGTGGATCCCATTCTTATTCAGTGCCTTGAGGAGAAACTAGAAGAGAAACAGAAGTTATTTCAAGAAGGGACACGTTTGACTTGTCCAAAAGGTTAG
- the LOC118563969 gene encoding calponin homology domain-containing protein DDB_G0272472-like, with translation MEQSRMDGLYKIRVGKIYIRAYLENQIPENTALDIEEIEQAKLLENMIQTEPQAIKFEKENACRQRLNKTQADSYLEQAEMKTEKGESKEQHMGASYKRFHFEHFEKQRVTEYHLREEQMEEIALHKLKGQEEQNSTQNGGNIFLLKPSTTSKDRKHFATRQKNAEIVSDQIVEIKRNDAEKQRDQDSTQDDGNCFFLKPSTTSKDRKHFAVRQKRTEIVSDQIAEIKRSDAEKQKEQDSTQNDDGNCFFLKPSTTSKDRKHFATRQKRTEIVSDQIAEIKRSDAEKQKEQDSTQNDDGNCFFLKPSTTSKDQKHFATRQKRTEIVSDQIAEIKRNDAEKQKEQDSTQNDDGNCFFLKPSTTSKDRKHFATRQKRTEIVSDQIAEIKRSDAEKQKEQDSTQDDGNCFFLKPSTTSKDRKHFAVRQKRTEIVSDQIAEIKRSDAEKQKEQDSTQDDENSLFLKPSTTSKDRKHFATRQKRTEIVSDQIAEIKRNDAEKQKEQDSTQNDDGNCFFLKPSTTSKDRKHFAVRQKRTEIVSDQIAEIKRSDAEKQKEQDSTQDDGNCFFLKPSTTSKDRKHFAVRQKKTEIVSDQIAEIKRSDAEKQRDQDSTQDDGNCFFLKPSTTSKDGKHFAVRQKRTEIVSDQIAEIKRSDAEKQKEQDSTQNDDGNCFFLKPSTTSKDRKHFATRQKRTEIVSDQIAEIKRHDAEKQKEQDSTQNDDGNCFFLKPSTTSKDRKHFAVRQKRTEIVSDQIAEIKRRNAEREEKSLEFVKSKGTEGQQEKQRASNKSETKKLDSDQCEAKVLQSQFLKSGLKDQTLRIFFDSEDLAEETWNSNVDSHDFTKLFISVTEAQVGHPSPPTRLPTNVQTTNSPCSSVSEISAQGRVPKPPSGKPTYVNSRKSSHRLILETDAKVTAPKPQKLKPIIIHSKNSSYPFTSDKDAQMGPPKLPSIKRRNDEGRNSYLRYNSPRDTQERSTELPAITIKKDQNFLSYPVKPRYLVLPPIINKVNIIFSSQFC, from the exons ATGGAGCAAAGCAGAATGGATGGTTTGTACAAAATTCGAGTGGGCAAGATTTACATCAGAGCTTATCTTGAAAACCAAATTCCAGAGAATACAGCGCTGGACATAGAAGAAATAGAGCAAGCAAAACTACTGGAAAACATGATTCAAACTGAGCCTCAAGCTATAAAGTTTGAAAAGGAAAACGCCTGTAGGCAAAGGTTAAATAAGACTCAAGCTGACAGCTATCTTGAACAGGCAGAGATGAAAACTGAGAAAGGGGAGAGTAAAGAACAACATATGGGGGCATCGTACAAAAGATTtcattttgaacattttgaaaaacaaagagtTACAGAATACCACCTTAGAGAAGAGCAGATGGAAGAAATTGCATTACATAAACTCAAGGGACAAGAAGAGCAGAATTCTACTCAGAACggtggaaatatttttttactcaagccATCAACAACTTCCAAAGATCGGAAACATTTTGCTACCAGACAAAAAAATGCAGAGATAGTGTCTGATCAAATTGTTGAGATCAAAAGAAACGATGCTGAGAAACAAAGAGACCAGGATTCTACTCAGGACgatggaaattgtttttttctcaagccATCAACAACTTCCAAAGATCGGAAACATTTTGCTGTTAGACAAAAAAGGACAGAGATAGTGTCTGATCAAATTGCTGAGATCAAAAGAAGCGAtgctgagaaacaaaaagagcaggATTCTACTCAAAATGACgatggaaattgtttttttctcaagccATCAACAACTTCCAAAGATCGGAAACATTTTGCTACCAGACAAAAAAGGACAGAGATAGTGTCTGATCAAATTGCTGAGATCAAAAGAAGCGAtgctgagaaacaaaaagagcaggATTCTACTCAAAATGACgatggaaattgtttttttctcaagccATCAACAACTTCCAAAGATCAGAAACATTTTGCTACCAGACAAAAAAGGACAGAGATAGTGTCTGATCAAATTGCTGAGATCAAAAGAAACGAtgctgagaaacaaaaagagcaggATTCTACTCAAAATGACgatggaaattgtttttttctcaagccATCAACAACTTCCAAAGATCGGAAACATTTTGCTACCAGACAAAAAAGGACAGAGATAGTGTCTGATcaaattgctgaaataaaaagaagcgatgctgagaaacaaaaagagcaggATTCTACTCAGGACGacggaaattgtttttttctcaagccATCAACAACTTCCAAAGATCGGAAACATTTTGCTGTTAGACAAAAAAGGACAGAGATAGTGTCTGATCAAATTGCTGAGATCAAAAGAAGCGAtgctgagaaacaaaaagagcaggATTCTACTCAGGACGATGAAAATAGTCTTTTTCTCAAGCCATCAACAACTTCCAAAG ATCGGAAACATTTTGCTACCAGACAAAAAAGGACAGAGATAGTGTCTGATCAAATTGCTGAGATCAAAAGAAACGAtgctgagaaacaaaaagagcaggATTCTACTCAAAATGACgatggaaattgtttttttctcaagccATCAACAACTTCCAAAGATCGGAAACATTTTGCTGTTAGACAAAAAAGGACAGAGATAGTGTCTGATCAAATTGCTGAGATAAAAAGAAGCGAtgctgagaaacaaaaagagcaggATTCTACTCAGGACGacggaaattgtttttttctcaagccATCAACAACTTCCAAAGATCGGAAACATTTTGCTGTtagacaaaaaaagacagagatagTGTCTGATCAAATTGCTGAGATCAAAAGAAGCGACGCTGAGAAACAAAGAGACCAGGATTCTACTCAGGACgatggaaattgtttttttctcaagccATCAACAACTTCCAAAGATGGGAAACATTTTGCTGTTAGACAAAAAAGGACAGAGATAGTGTCTGATcaaattgctgaaataaaaagaagcgatgctgagaaacaaaaagaacaggATTCTACTCAAAATGACgatggaaattgtttttttctcaagccATCAACAACTTCCAAAGATCGGAAACATTTTGCTACCAGACAAAAAAGGACAGAGATAGTGTCTGATCAAATTGCTGAGATCAAAAGACACGACgctgagaaacaaaaagagcaggATTCTACTCAAAATGACgatggaaattgtttttttctcaagccATCAACAACTTCCAAAGATCGTAAACATTTTGCTGTTAGACAAAAAAGGACAGAGATAGTGTCTGATcaaattgctgaaataaaacgACGCAACGCtgagagagaagaaaaatcCTTAGAGTTTGTTAAGAGTAAAGGCACAGAaggacaacaggaaaaacaaagggcaagtaataaatcagaaacaaaaaagctgGATTCAGACCAATGTGAAGCAAAGGTTCTCCAGTCCCAGTTTTTAAAGTCTGGATTAAAAGACCAAACTCTGAGGATCTTTTTTGACTCAGAGGATCTTGCCGAGGAGACTTGGAATAGCAATGTTGATTCGCATGATTTCACCAAACTGTTCATCTCAGTGACAGAAGCCCAAGTGGGACACCCCAGTCCACCAACTAGGTTACCTACAAATGTTCAAACAACAAATTCGCCTTGTTCATCTGTTTCAGAAATCAGTGCCCAAGGGAGAGTCCCCAAACCTCCAAGTGGTAAACCTACATATGTCAATTCCAGAAAGTCTTCTCATCGATTAATTCTAGAGACAGATGCCAAAGTAACAGCCCCCAAACCTCAAAAACTAAAACCTATAATCATCCATAGCAAGAACTCCTCTTATCCATTCACTTCAGATAAAGATGCCCAAATGGGGCCACCAAAACTTCCCAGCATTAAACGTAGAAATGACGAAGGCAGAAACTCCTATCTTCGATATAATTCACCAAGAGATACCCAGGAGAGAAGCACAGAACTTCCAGCCATTACAATTAAGAAAGACCAAAATTTCCTTTCTTACCCTGTCAAACCCCGATACCTTGTCCTCCCTCCTATTATTAATAAGGTTAACATCATTTTTTCCAGCCAGTTCtgctaa